A region from the Gemmatimonadales bacterium genome encodes:
- a CDS encoding CinA family nicotinamide mononucleotide deamidase-related protein gives MNFEILTIGTELVLGLTLDTNGAEIARTLSESGVRIVRRTAVADRGDEIRDAVRDALARTGAVITTGGLGPTRDDITKRIVAELFGAPLEFDEAVWQALVARFARFGRVPVASNRVQAEVPRGALVLPNRWGTAPGLWMEGELDGGGSRGLVIMLPGVPIEMANLLAHEVGPRLAARAGGQTVRSAVVRTTGIPESTLAERLGEIEDAIAPLTLAYLPGWPGVDLRVTAWNLPVAEADARLRAAVGLLRDRAGGHAYGEGGDDLAAVVLELARAQGLRIGVAESCTGGLVGARLTDIPGSSDVFVGGVISYDDAIKSALLDVPEAVIGRYGAVSEEVARLMAEGAVRRLGVDLAVAVTGIAGPGGGSAEKPVGTVWFALAHGERVNTPARFTIETSATRALFVGTRAEIRARAAQAALYLAARRLR, from the coding sequence GGCGGTGGCGGATCGGGGCGATGAGATCCGGGATGCGGTACGTGATGCACTCGCGCGTACGGGTGCGGTGATTACGACCGGCGGGCTCGGCCCCACGCGGGACGACATCACCAAGCGGATCGTGGCGGAGTTGTTCGGGGCGCCGCTCGAGTTCGACGAGGCGGTGTGGCAGGCGCTGGTTGCGCGCTTTGCGCGGTTCGGGCGGGTGCCGGTGGCCTCCAACCGGGTGCAGGCTGAGGTGCCGCGCGGGGCCCTCGTGCTGCCGAATCGGTGGGGAACGGCGCCGGGGCTCTGGATGGAAGGGGAGCTGGACGGCGGCGGGTCGCGCGGGCTCGTGATCATGCTGCCCGGCGTGCCGATCGAGATGGCGAACCTACTGGCGCACGAAGTGGGGCCGAGGCTCGCGGCGCGGGCGGGTGGCCAAACGGTGCGCTCGGCCGTCGTTCGCACGACCGGGATCCCCGAGTCGACGCTGGCCGAACGGCTGGGAGAGATCGAGGACGCGATCGCGCCGCTCACGTTGGCGTACTTGCCGGGGTGGCCGGGCGTTGATCTCCGGGTCACCGCGTGGAATCTCCCGGTCGCCGAGGCCGACGCCAGGCTCCGCGCGGCGGTCGGCCTGCTGCGCGATCGCGCCGGCGGCCACGCCTACGGCGAGGGCGGTGATGACCTGGCTGCCGTGGTACTCGAGCTGGCGCGAGCGCAGGGGCTGCGAATCGGGGTGGCAGAGTCGTGCACCGGTGGTCTCGTGGGTGCGAGGCTCACGGACATTCCGGGCAGCTCCGACGTCTTCGTCGGCGGCGTCATCTCCTACGACGACGCGATCAAGAGCGCGTTGCTCGACGTGCCGGAGGCGGTGATCGGCCGCTACGGCGCGGTGAGTGAGGAGGTGGCGCGCCTCATGGCGGAGGGCGCGGTGCGGCGGCTCGGTGTGGATCTCGCGGTGGCGGTGACGGGCATCGCGGGTCCGGGCGGCGGGAGCGCGGAGAAGCCGGTGGGGACGGTGTGGTTCGCGCTGGCGCACGGCGAAAGGGTCAACACGCCGGCGCGGTTCACGATCGAGACGAGCGCCACGCGGGCGCTGTTCGTCGGAACGCGTGCGGAAATTCGGGCACGAGCGGCGCAGGCGGCGCTGTATCTCGCGGCGCGCCGCCTACGGTGA
- a CDS encoding nucleotide exchange factor GrpE, translating into MKNDKRFSDQNRDRGRRGGPGGDPNGPDEPIHTPAGMADPASSRGRAADGADLASTDMSQRPAGARPEDVQPPAEYAPDPGTAAGVPAEPEAEAVRRLEGEIAELRDRQLRLAAEFDNYRKRVTRERSELSDRAQAAFVLRLLDVLDDLDRIVADSASAPPDALREALTLVDRKLRKELEAAGVERIDPAGETFNPSEHEAVSTVPPPSPAQDHMVSATFQNGYRFKGQLVRPARVQVYSTHGAG; encoded by the coding sequence GTGAAGAACGACAAACGATTCTCCGACCAAAACCGCGACCGCGGCCGCAGGGGCGGCCCCGGCGGCGACCCGAACGGCCCCGACGAGCCGATCCATACCCCCGCCGGCATGGCGGACCCCGCGTCCTCGCGTGGTCGCGCCGCCGACGGCGCCGACCTCGCCTCGACCGACATGAGCCAGCGTCCCGCCGGCGCTCGGCCGGAAGACGTACAACCGCCAGCCGAGTACGCGCCGGACCCGGGCACTGCCGCCGGCGTCCCGGCCGAGCCTGAGGCCGAAGCCGTCCGCCGACTCGAGGGCGAAATCGCCGAGTTGCGCGACCGCCAGCTCCGCCTCGCCGCCGAGTTCGACAACTACCGGAAGCGCGTCACCCGCGAGCGGAGCGAGTTGAGCGACCGCGCCCAGGCCGCGTTCGTCCTCCGTCTGCTCGACGTGCTCGACGACTTGGACCGCATCGTGGCCGACTCCGCGAGCGCCCCGCCCGATGCACTGCGCGAAGCGCTCACGCTCGTCGACCGCAAGCTCCGCAAGGAGCTGGAGGCCGCCGGCGTCGAGCGTATCGATCCCGCCGGCGAAACCTTCAACCCGAGCGAGCACGAGGCCGTCTCGACCGTACCGCCGCCCAGCCCTGCGCAGGACCACATGGTGAGCGCGACATTCCAGAACGGCTATCGCTTCAAGGGTCAGCTGGTGAGACCGGCGCGGGTGCAGGTCTATTCCACCCACGGCGCCGGCTGA
- a CDS encoding J domain-containing protein → MAAKDFYQVLGVPDTASQADIKKAYRRLAKQYHPDANPNNPQAAERFKEISEAHATLSDAEKRKQYDQMRKLGAFEGFARRPAGAGAGARAGGPGGFGGTGAPGGFGAEEVDINDLGGFGLGDIFSSIFGRGRREERGESLETLLEVPFRVAMLGGKVPVTLPVTEPCPTCHGSGAAPGAALITCPECQGRGTISFGQGNFAVNRPCPQCRGRGKIPSTPCPTCYGAGEVRTERRVMITVPPGTETGTRVRLTGQGSPGRAGAPAGDLIITFQVQPDRFFTREGLDIVCEVPINLAQAVLGTRLRVRTLDGKKVMLRIPPGTQPGRRFRIKGQGVEGKGRRGDQLVEIKVTLPETLTAEQQEMMKKFADATGMAH, encoded by the coding sequence GTGGCTGCAAAGGATTTCTACCAGGTGCTGGGCGTGCCGGACACGGCGAGTCAGGCGGACATCAAGAAGGCCTACCGCCGGCTCGCCAAGCAGTACCACCCCGACGCGAACCCGAACAACCCGCAGGCGGCTGAGCGCTTCAAGGAGATTTCCGAGGCGCACGCCACGCTCTCGGACGCCGAGAAGCGGAAGCAGTACGACCAGATGCGGAAGCTCGGCGCGTTCGAGGGATTCGCGCGGCGCCCGGCGGGCGCAGGTGCCGGTGCGCGCGCGGGTGGCCCGGGCGGGTTCGGGGGCACGGGTGCGCCCGGCGGCTTCGGTGCCGAAGAGGTCGACATCAATGACCTCGGCGGCTTCGGCCTGGGCGACATCTTCTCGTCAATCTTCGGGCGCGGACGGCGAGAAGAGCGCGGCGAGAGCCTGGAGACGCTGCTCGAGGTGCCATTCCGCGTGGCGATGCTCGGCGGCAAGGTGCCGGTGACGCTTCCAGTCACCGAGCCGTGCCCGACCTGTCACGGGAGCGGGGCGGCACCCGGTGCCGCGCTCATCACCTGTCCCGAGTGTCAGGGACGCGGCACCATCTCGTTCGGCCAAGGCAACTTTGCCGTGAATCGTCCGTGCCCGCAGTGCCGCGGGCGCGGCAAGATCCCGTCGACGCCGTGCCCCACCTGCTACGGCGCGGGCGAGGTGCGCACCGAGCGGCGCGTCATGATCACGGTACCGCCCGGCACCGAGACCGGTACCCGCGTGCGGCTCACGGGCCAGGGCTCACCCGGTCGCGCGGGCGCTCCCGCCGGCGATCTCATCATCACCTTCCAGGTGCAGCCCGATCGCTTCTTCACCCGCGAGGGGCTCGACATCGTCTGCGAGGTGCCGATCAACCTGGCGCAGGCGGTGCTCGGTACCCGGCTCCGCGTGCGCACGCTCGACGGCAAGAAGGTGATGCTGCGGATCCCGCCCGGCACCCAGCCCGGGCGGCGTTTCCGCATCAAGGGCCAAGGGGTCGAAGGGAAAGGCCGCCGCGGCGATCAGCTCGTGGAGATCAAGGTGACGCTGCCCGAGACGCTCACCGCCGAGCAGCAGGAGATGATGAAGAAGTTCGCGGACGCGACGGGGATGGCGCACTAG
- a CDS encoding tetratricopeptide repeat protein: MAIASNPGDDTDERSAERCLDEGRRHDLAGRMDKAVECYAAAIDSAAGGPSSRVRAEAFRRLGVLHHRKAEPEAARECCRRSLDAAVAAELPDLAAEALNALGGFAFEHGKLAEARASFVRALELAAGDVSVIGKVEENLGIIDSAQGHWESALMHYGRALDACERAHDTRGCAIAYHNLGMLHADQRQWQQADAHYRDCQRLAQAVADVHLTALAALNRAEVQAALGQYAGARTLVERALRAFTRLGARRDLAGAHRLAGVVSRALDQPTLAESHLRSAVEVARAADCPLAEADAWRDLAELYRERGRVKEAQSFLLEARRTYQMLGAQHEVADMDERMLACQVA; encoded by the coding sequence ATGGCGATCGCCAGCAATCCGGGCGACGATACCGACGAGAGGAGTGCCGAGCGGTGCCTCGACGAGGGCCGCCGGCACGACCTCGCGGGACGTATGGACAAAGCGGTCGAGTGTTACGCCGCGGCGATTGACTCGGCGGCCGGCGGGCCCTCCTCCCGCGTGCGGGCCGAGGCCTTCCGCAGGCTCGGCGTGCTGCACCATCGGAAGGCGGAACCGGAAGCGGCCCGCGAATGCTGCCGCCGGAGCCTGGACGCGGCGGTGGCGGCGGAGCTGCCGGACCTGGCGGCGGAGGCGCTCAATGCGCTCGGCGGGTTCGCGTTCGAGCACGGAAAGCTCGCGGAGGCACGGGCCAGCTTCGTCCGCGCGCTGGAGCTCGCCGCCGGGGATGTTTCCGTGATCGGCAAGGTCGAGGAGAACCTCGGCATCATCGACAGCGCCCAGGGCCACTGGGAGTCCGCGCTCATGCATTACGGCCGCGCACTCGACGCCTGCGAGCGCGCGCATGACACCCGCGGCTGCGCGATCGCGTATCACAACCTCGGCATGCTCCACGCGGATCAGCGCCAGTGGCAGCAGGCCGACGCGCACTACCGCGACTGTCAGCGGCTCGCCCAGGCCGTGGCCGATGTGCACCTCACCGCGCTCGCGGCCCTCAACCGGGCCGAGGTGCAGGCCGCGCTCGGGCAGTACGCGGGCGCGCGGACGCTGGTAGAGCGCGCGCTGCGCGCCTTCACGCGCCTCGGGGCCCGGCGCGACCTGGCCGGGGCGCACCGGCTTGCAGGCGTGGTCAGCCGCGCGCTCGACCAGCCGACGCTGGCCGAGTCGCACCTGCGCTCGGCGGTGGAAGTGGCGCGGGCGGCGGACTGTCCGCTGGCCGAGGCGGACGCATGGCGAGACCTCGCCGAGCTGTATCGCGAGCGAGGTCGTGTGAAAGAGGCGCAGAGTTTTCTGTTGGAGGCCCGCAGGACCTACCAGATGCTGGGGGCGCAGCACGAGGTGGCGGACATGGACGAACGAATGCTTGCCTGCCAGGTCGCGTGA
- a CDS encoding HD domain-containing phosphohydrolase, with product MTHSMRSNGANGSGAPRALAPGAPRPIFERSPAEATLRAALQRDREGATAEAIAGFTAAVEMAEESGEDAVFAEALRRLAVVRHRSGDTAPARELCQRSFDIATRRLADARLGAEALNALASFDLEAGAIESAEETYRRALVLARDIAAVRVAIEQNLGILANIRGNYTDALAHYHRALEAAQGGDDQRSCAVIYHNLGMISADRHRWDEADSYFRQSRRIAEEVKDAHLRGLCLLNHAEVHVARGRMEQALRYAEGALTAFDELHAHLDKADAYKVIGVVFREVGRTALAEARLKTAVELAASTGGVLSEAEATRELAILSQSTGRNQDALRLLSASHKLFRRLDARADLVDVASKMDRLEATYLAVVREWGRSIESADTYTHGHCERVADYGAAVAGALGLDDGVVTTIRLGAYLHDLGKVRIPHEILNKPGRLTDVEFGVMKKHPEWGLELVADIEFPWDIKPIIRSHHEKYDGSGYPDGLVGDAIPLGAQVICVVDVYDALTTTRSYRAAMSKEEALGRMRESGHWWRPDVFAAFERAIGHPGADGQRQGAAA from the coding sequence GTGACCCATTCGATGCGATCGAACGGCGCGAACGGTTCCGGGGCGCCCCGGGCGCTCGCGCCGGGGGCGCCACGACCAATCTTCGAGCGCTCGCCCGCCGAGGCGACGCTCCGCGCGGCCTTGCAGCGCGACCGGGAGGGGGCCACGGCCGAGGCGATCGCCGGGTTCACTGCGGCCGTGGAAATGGCTGAGGAGAGCGGAGAAGATGCGGTCTTCGCAGAGGCATTGCGCCGGCTGGCGGTCGTTCGGCATCGGAGCGGCGACACGGCGCCCGCCCGCGAGCTGTGCCAGCGCAGCTTCGACATCGCCACTCGCCGCCTGGCCGACGCGCGCCTCGGCGCGGAGGCGCTGAACGCGCTCGCAAGCTTCGACCTCGAGGCGGGCGCCATCGAGTCGGCGGAAGAGACCTACCGGCGGGCGCTGGTGCTCGCCCGCGACATCGCCGCGGTCCGCGTGGCAATCGAGCAGAACCTCGGCATTCTGGCCAACATCCGCGGCAATTACACCGACGCGCTGGCGCACTATCACCGCGCGCTCGAGGCGGCGCAGGGTGGCGACGATCAGCGCAGTTGTGCGGTGATCTATCACAACCTGGGCATGATCAGCGCCGATCGACATCGGTGGGACGAGGCCGACTCCTACTTCCGGCAGAGCCGCCGGATTGCCGAGGAGGTGAAGGACGCGCATCTCCGCGGCCTCTGCCTGCTGAACCACGCGGAGGTGCACGTCGCCCGCGGGCGGATGGAGCAGGCGCTCAGGTACGCGGAAGGCGCGCTGACTGCCTTCGACGAGCTGCACGCGCATCTCGACAAGGCGGACGCCTACAAGGTTATAGGCGTCGTGTTCCGCGAGGTGGGCCGCACGGCGCTCGCGGAGGCGCGCCTCAAGACGGCAGTGGAGTTGGCCGCAAGCACCGGCGGTGTCCTGAGCGAGGCGGAGGCCACCCGCGAGCTGGCCATTCTCTCTCAGTCCACCGGCCGGAACCAGGACGCGCTGCGGCTGCTCAGCGCATCGCATAAGCTTTTCCGGCGACTCGACGCGCGGGCGGACCTGGTTGACGTCGCGTCCAAGATGGACCGGCTGGAGGCGACCTATCTCGCCGTGGTGCGCGAGTGGGGCCGGTCGATCGAGTCGGCGGACACCTACACCCACGGCCACTGCGAGCGGGTGGCGGACTACGGCGCGGCGGTGGCCGGCGCGCTCGGGCTCGACGACGGGGTGGTGACCACGATCCGGCTCGGCGCCTACCTGCACGACCTCGGGAAGGTGCGCATCCCGCACGAGATCCTGAACAAGCCGGGCCGGTTGACGGACGTAGAGTTCGGGGTAATGAAGAAGCACCCGGAGTGGGGGCTCGAGCTTGTCGCCGACATCGAGTTTCCGTGGGACATCAAGCCGATCATCCGCTCGCACCACGAGAAATACGATGGCAGCGGCTATCCCGACGGGCTCGTGGGCGACGCAATTCCGCTCGGCGCGCAGGTCATCTGCGTGGTGGACGTGTACGACGCGCTCACCACGACGCGCAGCTATCGCGCGGCGATGTCGAAGGAGGAAGCGCTCGGGCGGATGCGGGAGAGCGGGCACTGGTGGCGGCCGGACGTGTTCGCGGCGTTCGAGCGGGCGATCGGCCACCCTGGCGCGGACGGGCAGCGCCAGGGTGCCGCGGCGTAG
- the ppk1 gene encoding polyphosphate kinase 1, producing MTSLSEVPATAAAPPDLRHPSLYLNRELSWLEFNRRVLHEAQDPRTPLLERLKFLGIFSSNLDEFFQVRVAGLKQQLAVGIGERTADGMTPEDQLRAISTTVRELCRQHRICLMQEVLPALAAHGVHLTLRVADLPAADRAHLDRYFETNVFPVLTPLAVDPGHPFPYISNLSLSLAVALRGADGEERFARVKVPKILPRWVPLTAPHSFVPLEQVIGANLEMLFPGIEILGWYTFRITRDTDLQIENDDEAEDLLSLIQEEVRNRRFAEVVRIEVHASMPASLRELLLAEFSEDQEQPAAPLTSDDVYEVLGLLDTADLLSLTSLDLPALKDPPFHPGTQPRLAGPRSIFEVIREGDVLLHHPYDSFATSVERFIQAATEDPDVVAIKLTLYRTGGDSSIARMLAQAAERGKQVAVLIELQARFDEENNITWAQRLEDVGVHVSYGVPGLKTHAKVMLVVRREGDAMRRYVHIGTGNYNPKTARLYTDFGLLTDNAELGADLTDLFNVLTGFAQPAAYRKLIVAPRGMREFFLEMIRREIRHREAGRPAWIFAKLNALVDPDLIAALYEASRAGVAVDLIVRGICCLRPGLAGVSDNIRVISIVGRFLEHSRAYYFLNGGDAEVYIGSADWMPRNFERRIECVVPIDSPAHRATILSLLELMWKDNRQAWELGADGVYLQRQPRNAEGERSTHRVLAEGTRSQL from the coding sequence GTGACCTCGCTCTCCGAAGTTCCGGCGACCGCGGCAGCGCCGCCCGACCTTCGCCACCCGTCGCTCTACCTCAACCGCGAGCTGTCCTGGCTCGAGTTCAACCGCCGGGTGCTGCACGAGGCGCAGGACCCCCGCACCCCGCTCCTCGAGCGGCTCAAGTTCCTGGGCATCTTCAGCAGCAACCTGGACGAGTTCTTCCAGGTGCGCGTCGCGGGCCTGAAGCAGCAGCTCGCGGTCGGAATCGGCGAGCGCACGGCCGACGGCATGACGCCGGAAGACCAGCTCCGCGCCATCTCGACCACGGTGCGCGAGCTGTGCAGGCAGCACCGGATCTGCCTGATGCAGGAGGTGCTCCCGGCGCTCGCGGCGCACGGCGTGCACCTCACGCTGAGGGTGGCGGATCTCCCCGCGGCCGATCGCGCGCACCTCGACCGCTACTTCGAGACCAACGTCTTTCCGGTGCTGACGCCGCTCGCGGTGGACCCCGGGCACCCGTTCCCCTACATCTCGAACCTGAGCCTTTCGCTTGCGGTGGCCCTCCGCGGCGCCGACGGCGAGGAGCGCTTTGCCCGCGTCAAGGTGCCCAAGATCCTGCCGCGCTGGGTGCCGCTCACAGCGCCGCACAGCTTCGTGCCGCTGGAACAGGTGATCGGCGCCAATCTCGAGATGCTCTTTCCCGGCATCGAGATCCTCGGCTGGTACACCTTCCGCATCACCCGCGATACCGATCTCCAGATCGAGAACGACGACGAGGCCGAGGACCTGCTGAGCCTGATCCAGGAGGAGGTGCGGAACCGCCGGTTCGCCGAGGTGGTGCGGATCGAGGTGCACGCGTCGATGCCGGCATCGCTCCGCGAGCTGTTGCTGGCCGAGTTCAGCGAGGACCAGGAGCAGCCGGCGGCACCGCTCACGAGTGACGACGTGTACGAGGTGCTGGGCCTGCTGGACACCGCCGACCTCTTGAGCCTCACCTCGCTCGACCTGCCCGCGCTCAAGGACCCGCCGTTCCACCCGGGCACGCAGCCGCGCCTCGCGGGCCCGCGCAGCATCTTCGAGGTGATCCGCGAAGGCGACGTCCTCCTGCACCACCCGTATGACAGCTTCGCCACCTCCGTGGAGCGCTTCATCCAGGCGGCCACCGAGGACCCGGACGTCGTCGCCATCAAGCTGACGCTCTACCGAACCGGCGGCGATTCGAGCATCGCGCGGATGCTGGCGCAGGCCGCCGAGCGGGGCAAGCAGGTGGCGGTGCTGATCGAGCTGCAGGCGCGGTTCGACGAGGAGAACAACATCACCTGGGCCCAGCGGCTGGAAGACGTGGGCGTGCACGTGAGCTATGGGGTGCCGGGGCTCAAGACCCACGCCAAGGTGATGCTGGTGGTGCGCCGCGAAGGCGACGCGATGCGCCGCTACGTGCACATCGGCACCGGCAACTACAACCCCAAGACGGCTCGGCTCTACACCGACTTCGGCCTGCTCACCGACAACGCCGAGCTGGGTGCCGATCTCACAGATCTTTTCAATGTGCTCACCGGATTCGCGCAGCCGGCGGCCTACCGCAAGCTCATCGTCGCGCCGCGTGGCATGCGCGAGTTCTTCCTCGAGATGATCCGGCGGGAGATCCGCCACCGCGAGGCGGGGCGGCCCGCATGGATCTTCGCCAAGCTCAACGCGCTGGTCGATCCGGACTTGATCGCGGCGCTTTACGAGGCGTCGCGGGCCGGGGTCGCGGTCGATCTCATCGTCCGCGGCATCTGCTGCCTCCGGCCGGGGCTCGCCGGGGTGAGCGACAACATTCGCGTGATCAGCATCGTGGGCCGCTTCCTGGAGCACTCGCGCGCGTACTACTTCCTGAACGGCGGCGACGCCGAGGTCTACATCGGCTCGGCCGACTGGATGCCCCGCAACTTCGAGCGGCGGATCGAATGCGTGGTGCCGATCGACTCGCCGGCCCACCGCGCCACGATCCTGAGTCTGCTCGAGCTCATGTGGAAGGACAACCGGCAGGCGTGGGAGCTCGGGGCGGACGGGGTGTACCTGCAGCGCCAGCCGCGCAATGCCGAGGGCGAGCGATCCACGCACCGCGTGCTGGCTGAGGGCACACGCAGCCAGCTGTAG
- a CDS encoding phage holin family protein has product MRHLIIRLLINAAALLVAVYLIPGVHFTGGFGRLLIVAAVFGIINALVRPILTVLSCPLIVITLGLFMLVINAVLLILTAWLSTFWHLGFSVDGFWPALWGGLVIGIVSTVLTLFVGGRKP; this is encoded by the coding sequence ATGCGCCATCTCATCATCCGGCTGCTCATCAACGCCGCGGCGCTGCTCGTCGCCGTCTATCTCATTCCGGGCGTGCACTTCACCGGCGGGTTCGGACGGCTGCTCATCGTGGCGGCGGTATTCGGCATCATCAACGCCCTCGTGCGCCCGATCCTCACCGTGCTGAGCTGCCCGCTCATCGTGATCACCCTCGGCCTCTTCATGCTGGTGATCAACGCCGTGCTGCTCATCCTGACTGCCTGGCTCTCCACGTTCTGGCATCTGGGCTTCAGCGTGGACGGCTTCTGGCCCGCGCTCTGGGGCGGGCTCGTAATCGGGATCGTGAGCACCGTGCTGACGCTCTTCGTGGGCGGGCGAAAGCCGTAG
- a CDS encoding S9 family peptidase, which yields MRRRGGAALQAVAPLAAVFFVFAPITARAQSPAPARHPVTVEDFLSLHVVSDPQLSPDGKSVAFTITTPSLEQNKNVGRIWLVGADGANAREATNIQGSEHAPRWSPDGRVLAFLAKGDSNDQVWRMPAPGGTPTRVTAVPTGISDFYWSPDGRALYVVTDLKWPAHQEIDARNDGQPTDARIWTDLFYRHWTDWRAGLRQHVLRVPLAESGDTAGPPVDVTPLDRDVPTLALGGADVAFSPSGDEMAVVYNPDSVVATSTNNDIFVMAPDGSGRHAITTSHANDHSPTFSPDGRTIAYLAMRTPGFEADRQEIVLYDRASGRRRSLTPSWMLSPSTLTWTPDGHALMVEVEERGTNVLYRIDVPSGRRTRLVAGGVNTSLQLAPAGGGMVFLRQSGNRPAELWHAALDGSGAAPLTHVNDSALAALDLPPVEPFGFVGAHGDSVFGWTMKPPGFDRSKRYPLIYLIHGGPQGAWLDEWHARWNYAMFAARGYVIAAVNFHGSTGYGQRFTNSISRHWGGAPYTDLMKGLDVVAALPYVDRNRMGAAGASYGGYMIYWLAGHTDRFKALVAHDGVFNTRSMFGSTEELWFPTHEFGGTPLSPSARALLERWSPSNFIDRWSTPMLIVHSQQDFRVDVSEGYQAFTALELRHVPGKFLYFPDEGHWVVKPRNRRLWWGTVLDWLDTYLAPASATSAAPSVARPR from the coding sequence GTGAGACGGCGCGGAGGCGCCGCGCTCCAGGCGGTCGCGCCGCTTGCGGCCGTCTTCTTCGTGTTCGCGCCCATCACTGCGCGGGCTCAGTCGCCGGCCCCGGCCCGGCACCCCGTGACGGTGGAGGATTTCCTTTCGCTCCACGTGGTGAGCGACCCGCAGCTCTCGCCGGACGGCAAGAGCGTCGCGTTCACCATCACCACCCCATCTCTGGAGCAGAACAAGAACGTCGGACGCATCTGGCTCGTCGGAGCGGACGGCGCCAACGCGCGCGAAGCGACGAACATCCAGGGCAGCGAGCACGCACCGCGCTGGTCGCCCGACGGGCGCGTTCTCGCGTTCCTCGCGAAGGGCGACAGTAACGACCAGGTCTGGCGGATGCCGGCACCGGGCGGCACTCCCACCCGCGTCACCGCCGTGCCCACCGGCATCTCCGATTTCTACTGGAGCCCCGACGGCCGAGCGCTCTACGTCGTCACCGACCTCAAGTGGCCTGCGCACCAGGAAATCGACGCGCGGAACGACGGCCAGCCCACCGACGCGCGCATCTGGACCGATCTCTTCTATCGCCACTGGACCGACTGGCGCGCGGGCCTGCGCCAGCACGTGCTCCGCGTGCCGCTCGCCGAGAGCGGCGACACGGCGGGGCCCCCCGTGGACGTCACGCCACTCGATCGCGACGTGCCGACGCTCGCGCTGGGCGGCGCGGACGTGGCCTTCTCGCCTTCGGGCGACGAGATGGCCGTCGTCTATAATCCGGACTCCGTCGTCGCCACGAGCACCAACAACGACATCTTCGTCATGGCGCCCGACGGCAGCGGACGCCATGCGATCACGACGAGCCACGCTAACGACCACAGCCCCACGTTTTCGCCCGACGGCCGCACCATCGCGTACCTCGCGATGCGCACGCCGGGGTTCGAGGCTGACCGGCAGGAGATCGTTCTGTACGATCGTGCGAGCGGCCGCCGCCGCTCGCTCACGCCAAGCTGGATGCTGAGCCCGTCCACTCTCACCTGGACGCCCGATGGCCATGCACTCATGGTCGAGGTCGAGGAGCGGGGGACGAATGTGCTGTACCGCATCGACGTGCCGAGCGGGCGGCGCACCCGCCTCGTCGCGGGCGGCGTCAACACGTCTCTGCAGTTGGCACCGGCCGGCGGGGGGATGGTCTTCCTGCGCCAGAGCGGCAACCGCCCAGCCGAGCTCTGGCACGCCGCGCTCGACGGGAGCGGCGCCGCGCCGCTCACTCACGTCAACGACTCGGCGCTCGCGGCACTCGATCTCCCACCTGTCGAGCCGTTCGGCTTCGTCGGCGCTCATGGCGATTCGGTATTCGGCTGGACAATGAAGCCGCCGGGGTTCGACCGTTCGAAGCGTTACCCGCTCATCTACCTCATCCATGGCGGCCCGCAGGGCGCCTGGCTCGACGAGTGGCACGCGCGGTGGAACTACGCGATGTTCGCCGCGCGCGGCTACGTGATCGCGGCCGTCAATTTCCACGGCTCGACCGGCTACGGCCAGCGCTTCACCAACAGCATTTCGCGCCACTGGGGTGGCGCGCCCTACACCGATCTCATGAAGGGCCTCGACGTCGTGGCGGCCCTGCCCTACGTCGATCGCAACCGGATGGGCGCGGCCGGCGCCTCCTACGGCGGCTACATGATCTACTGGCTCGCCGGCCACACCGACCGCTTCAAGGCGCTGGTGGCGCACGACGGGGTGTTTAACACCCGCTCCATGTTCGGCTCGACCGAGGAGCTGTGGTTCCCCACCCACGAGTTCGGCGGCACGCCGCTCTCCCCCTCGGCGCGAGCCTTGCTGGAGCGCTGGTCGCCCTCCAACTTCATCGATCGCTGGAGCACGCCGATGCTCATCGTGCACAGCCAGCAGGACTTCCGGGTGGACGTGTCGGAGGGCTACCAGGCCTTTACCGCGCTCGAGCTGCGCCACGTGCCGGGCAAGTTCCTCTACTTTCCCGACGAGGGGCACTGGGTGGTGAAGCCGCGCAACCGCCGCCTCTGGTGGGGCACCGTGCTCGACTGGCTCGATACCTATCTCGCGCCAGCCTCCGCCACCTCCGCAGCGCCCTCGGTGGCGCGCCCCCGCTGA